Within the Tachysurus fulvidraco isolate hzauxx_2018 chromosome 3, HZAU_PFXX_2.0, whole genome shotgun sequence genome, the region AGAGGACATCAATGTACCAGGTGAGGATGGAGCATCGTCTTCAAATACTGGAGTGATTATTTGGTTGGAAATAAAGGAAGAcctggagggagagagagagagagagagagagagagagagagagagagagagagagagagagagagagagagagagagagacagacagacagacagacagacagacagatagacagacaaagcaAAAGTggaagagacacagagagagagagtgtgacatacagagagagagagagagagagagagagagagagagagagagagagagagaaagagtgacagacagacagacagagagcgagagagacagacagacagacagacagcaaaagtggaagagacacagagagagagagtgacagacagagagagagagagagagagagtgacagacagagagagagagagagagagagagagagagagagagagagagagagtgacagacagacagacagagagcgagagagacagacagacagacagagagcgagagagacagacagacagacagacagacagacagacagacagacagatagacagacagcaAAAGTggaagagacacacagagagagagtgacagagagagagagagtgaaagagagagagagtgacagacagacagagagagaaagagagagacagacagacagacagagagagagagagcgaaagagagagagagtgacagacagagagacagagagacagagagagagacagacagacagacagacagatagagagagagagagagagagagagagagagagagagagagagagagagagagagagagaaacagaacagaCTCTAATATTAACTAAGACGGCTCAGTGATTAATTTTTAATGctgcacatttttatacattgtaTAAATAAGTTATAAGCTTATGTGGAGTTCCACGTTAAGGTCTCTAAATCATGGTTATAAACCGGTACAgtatgttctgtttattttatgtgtaaatgtaatattaatatgatataaaaaaaaaacatacatttatacacagaaCTGAGATggattacatttaattttattaaaacaaatatataaaacgCACAAAATACGTGAGGCGATCAGATTActtatgggaaatgtagtttttGTGTTCATCGTATCAGTCTTAACGGGCGATATTACACTACATCTCCCACAATGCATCGGTGCAAACGCGGAAGTTAACCGAAAGCAAATAACGTAAATAGTGCACTAGAAAGTGAGCACGAAACCACTGTTTTAGACGCTCAGTAGTGCACGTAGATAAGGTTTACATCTGgtttttagtatttaattatCGTCAGGCGAGTAAGGAAACATGTCCCACGGCTCAAAGAAGAGAAAATTAGACAAACCCGCTGAAGACCAGCTGTATTTTGAGAGCTATGGGGATGTGAGTGTCCATGAGGAGATGATCTCAGACACTGTGCGCACTGACACCTACAGGAAAGCCATCTTTAATCACCACACTGAGATAGAAGGGAAAGTTGTGCTGGATGTTGGAGCAGGCACCGGCGTGCTGAGTGTGTTCTGTGCTCAGGCTGGGGCCAGGAAGGTGTATGCAGTGGAAGCCAGCTCCATAGCAGACCAGGCCGAGAAGATCATCAAGCAGAACAACGTGGAGGACCGAGTGGAGGTCATTAAGGGCGCTCTGGAGGCTGTGGAGCTGCCTGAGAAGGTGGATGTCATAGTGAGCGAGTGGATGGGTTACGCCCTGCTCCATGAGTCCATGCTGAACTCCGTGATCTCAGCTCGGGATCGCTGGCTCAAACCCGGAGGTCTGATGCTTCCCGATAAAGCAGAGCTCTTCATCGCACCCGTTAACGACCTGGTCGTGGAGGAGCGTCTGAACTTCTGGAGCACGGTGAAGAGCCAGTACGGAGTGGACATGTCGTGCATGACGGACTTCGCTCGGAGGTGCATCATGGCCAGCTCAGAAATCATCATAAAACCCGTGACCGTCGAAGACGTCTTGTCTCACCCGGTCAAATTCGCCGAGCTCGACCTGAACACCGTGAACCTGGAGCACCTGAGCTCCGTCAAGGGACGTTTCCGATGCTTCTGCTTCGGCTCGGCCGCCTTCAACGCCTTCTGCGTGTTTTTCGCCGTGACCTTCCCGGGGTCCAGACATCCCCTTGTCCTGTCCACGTCCCCGTTCAAACCCGAGACGCACTGGAAACAGGCCGTGCTTTACCTGGACCATGCCGTGGAGGTCGTGCAGGACACGCTGGTAGAAGGAGACGTGCACATGTACCCATCTGAGGAAGGTTCTAGGCATATATGCATCCATGTGGAC harbors:
- the prmt6 gene encoding protein arginine N-methyltransferase 6; this encodes MSHGSKKRKLDKPAEDQLYFESYGDVSVHEEMISDTVRTDTYRKAIFNHHTEIEGKVVLDVGAGTGVLSVFCAQAGARKVYAVEASSIADQAEKIIKQNNVEDRVEVIKGALEAVELPEKVDVIVSEWMGYALLHESMLNSVISARDRWLKPGGLMLPDKAELFIAPVNDLVVEERLNFWSTVKSQYGVDMSCMTDFARRCIMASSEIIIKPVTVEDVLSHPVKFAELDLNTVNLEHLSSVKGRFRCFCFGSAAFNAFCVFFAVTFPGSRHPLVLSTSPFKPETHWKQAVLYLDHAVEVVQDTLVEGDVHMYPSEEGSRHICIHVDYTVGEEKKKSKTFAISDGSSYTETQ